The DNA region AGCATTCTGCGGCGGGTTCCGCTCAAAAGCTCGTATTCCTTTGCCGCGTCCTCTATCTTTTTGCCAAGGCCTTCCATCTTTCCGGTGAAGAGATCCCACTGCTTGCGGAATGTGCCCATGATTGTGAGTATTTCCGATGATGTCTGCTCAAGGCGGAAATTCTCAGCCGCCTGCCTGATTACCGCAAGAACGGAGAACAGCGACACAGGCGATGTCAGGGCGACCTTTTTCTCAAAGGCGAAGTCCAGAACATCCGGGCATTTCTCCATCATGAAGCCGAAAATCTGCTCATTCGGGATGAAAAGCATGGCGAAATCCAGCGTATTCTCAGCGGGGTCTATGTAGTCCCTGCCGGAAACCTCCTTAATCCGCTCCTTAACATCCTTGGCAAATGCCGATGTACGCGTCTTTGCAGCCGCGTCTTCTGTTTCGTCCAGATATTTCAGGTAGTTTTCCAGCGGAAACTTCACATCCATATTAAGTATTGCGCCGTTGGGCATTATGAAGGTGTAGTCCGGTCTGCTTCCGGAGGTTTTAAGGGTTTTCTGCCTGTAGTAGTTTACGTTTTCCATGAATCCGGCGGATTTCAGTATATCTTCCGCCATGCGTTCCCCCCAGCGGCCGCGTTTGCCTGTGGAGGAGAGGGCTTCTTTGAGGGATGATGTAACCCTGAAAAGCTCTTCGGCGTTTCTGGATGTGTGGCGTATCTGCTCAGAGAGGGCGGAGAATTTGGATTCCCTGTCCTTCTCAAACTCTTTTACAAGCTTTTCGACCTCGGTGAGTTCCTTGGTCATTTTGTCAAGCTGGGCATCGATCAGCGCTTTTTTGCCGTCCAGCTGGGCGGCGCCTGCCTTGCGCTCATTTTCGATGTGCTTCATAAGCTCTGCCGTGGTTTTGGAGAGCGCCTCAAGGGAGAGGCCTGAGAAACTGAGCTTAAGCTGCTCCGCCATTTGCGAAACAGTTTTCTCAGCATCGAGCCGGAGAGCCTCCTGCTTCCGTGAGAGCATGGTGAAGAAAACCGCACAGACTCCTGCGCCCGCGGCGAATCCGAGAAGAAAGATAACTATTGATGAATTTTCCATGATCAGAATTTAGCAGAAAGAGAATAAGCGGGCAATATGGTTTGTTCTTTTGCCGATTCTGTTTTAAATTATATTCAGCAAATTTCGGAGTGTTCCATTGGTTCATAAGGGTTTTACTTTTCTTATATGCGATGCGGGCGGGCTGGTTCCCCTTGCCGCCGTTCTGCGCAGGCTCACTGCGGGCGGGGAAGCTGTTTTTCCGTTTGTCCCTGTCCCGTTCTCTCCGCGTATGTCTCACACCCTCTGCGGTGCGGGAACTTCTGCGGATGCTTATATGCTGGCTCTTGCTTGCGGCATAAACGCCTCTTACCTCATGTCTCTCAGGGTGAAGGCGGGAAGCGTTCCCGATTCCGAAACCTATGAAAACGCCGCGGCAAGGCTTGAGGAAATATCAAAAAGCGCAGCCTATGACCGCATAGCCCTTGTTCTGGATGCTGACTGCGGCGAATGGGGCGAGGAACTGGCGGGGCTCATATGCGGCGGCGTATATCTCTGCGGAGGCAGTGCGTCTGTCATGGCAGTCTGGGACGGGGCATCGGACGAACTGAGGGCGCTTATGAAGGGTGCTCTGCTTTCGGAGAAGAGCTGGAGCTTTCTTGCTAAGCCTCCCCTGCCTGTGATTGCCGCCGTGCCGGAAAATCTGCCGGAGGCGGAGATTCTGCCGGATTTATGTATTTTCGGCAATACGGACGGTGTGAAAACAGGGGTGATCAACCTTCCTTCCATGGCGGACTGTGATGATGCCGTTCCGTTTCTCATGTCCATGGATTTCAGTGTATCGGTAATAAATGAGCCGCACGAGGCCGATGAATGCGGCATACTGATCCTCCCTTCCAGCGAAGAACCGAGGGGTGATCTCCGCTTTCTCGAAAAAAGGGGATTTGATGCCAAGCTTAGGGAAATTTTCGGTCATAAGCCTCTGATAGCATTCGGTACGGGGTTTTCCATGCTGGGGTCGAGGTTCAGTTTCGAAAGCGGAACGGAGACGGGAATCTTTTCCGGACTGGGGCTCAGTGATTATGAATCGGTTGTGCGGGGAGGCAGGAGGCTTGTCTGTTCCAAGTTCCGTTTCAGCGGCGAGAAGTGGCTTTTCCACCCGATCAGCGTCAGTGAGGAATATCTTTTTGCGGGCATCCCTTTCCACGGGGAGACGGCAAGCGAACCTGTGCGGAATTTGCTGCACATGGCGCTAAAGATTAAGCCTGATTTTTCCGAATATATCATAGCGGCGCGCGCACTTGGTGTTCTGGCCGATAAATGCATAGTGAAAAATAATATCTTCTGACAATGGGAGGCCTATGGTTCCGTTTATTTTCAACCTTACGGATAAAAAAATTCTGGTGGCGGGCGGAGGTGCGGAAGCCGAGTCTCTGCTTGTGAAGTTTCTGGGGCATGACCCGGAGATAAAGGTTATTTCACCCGCATGCACCGAAAATATCAGGCTTTTTCACAGGTTCGGCCGTATAGAGCTTGAAGAGAGATGGGCGGAGGAAAACGATGTGGATTCTTCCTGCTACTTTGTTTTTGCCGTTACAGGGGACGCTGAGGTGGATGCTGAGGTCGGGGCATGGGCGCGCAGAGCGCATGTGCCTGTATATGTGCTGAATAACCCGCAGATCTCTGACTTTGAACCTGAAAAAGATGAAAAAAACGAGACCGGTGATTTTGACAGAATCAAAGAGCTTC from Geovibrio ferrireducens includes:
- a CDS encoding type 1 glutamine amidotransferase family protein, which encodes MVHKGFTFLICDAGGLVPLAAVLRRLTAGGEAVFPFVPVPFSPRMSHTLCGAGTSADAYMLALACGINASYLMSLRVKAGSVPDSETYENAAARLEEISKSAAYDRIALVLDADCGEWGEELAGLICGGVYLCGGSASVMAVWDGASDELRALMKGALLSEKSWSFLAKPPLPVIAAVPENLPEAEILPDLCIFGNTDGVKTGVINLPSMADCDDAVPFLMSMDFSVSVINEPHEADECGILILPSSEEPRGDLRFLEKRGFDAKLREIFGHKPLIAFGTGFSMLGSRFSFESGTETGIFSGLGLSDYESVVRGGRRLVCSKFRFSGEKWLFHPISVSEEYLFAGIPFHGETASEPVRNLLHMALKIKPDFSEYIIAARALGVLADKCIVKNNIF
- a CDS encoding DNA recombination protein RmuC, producing MENSSIVIFLLGFAAGAGVCAVFFTMLSRKQEALRLDAEKTVSQMAEQLKLSFSGLSLEALSKTTAELMKHIENERKAGAAQLDGKKALIDAQLDKMTKELTEVEKLVKEFEKDRESKFSALSEQIRHTSRNAEELFRVTSSLKEALSSTGKRGRWGERMAEDILKSAGFMENVNYYRQKTLKTSGSRPDYTFIMPNGAILNMDVKFPLENYLKYLDETEDAAAKTRTSAFAKDVKERIKEVSGRDYIDPAENTLDFAMLFIPNEQIFGFMMEKCPDVLDFAFEKKVALTSPVSLFSVLAVIRQAAENFRLEQTSSEILTIMGTFRKQWDLFTGKMEGLGKKIEDAAKEYELLSGTRRRMLDKPLEKLDSLGLEKISSDSPEED
- a CDS encoding precorrin-2 dehydrogenase/sirohydrochlorin ferrochelatase family protein → MVPFIFNLTDKKILVAGGGAEAESLLVKFLGHDPEIKVISPACTENIRLFHRFGRIELEERWAEENDVDSSCYFVFAVTGDAEVDAEVGAWARRAHVPVYVLNNPQISDFEPEKDEKNETGDFDRIKELLQTRRG